A single region of the Kineosporia corallincola genome encodes:
- a CDS encoding pentapeptide repeat-containing protein, with product MKPRGRSGAQGPRIGEIRLPGLESGDPADLTREARIDGLAFEGVECGQLDLTGSVVMECSLTDVGADEADLRSAKLRDSLLTRVRFPSLRAGRGDWRDVRVEGARIGSAEMYDIGWNSVHFVDCKLTYLNLRGATLRDVAFTRCSIEELDLAGASAQNVAFSGSTVQSLDVQRAELGAFDLRGAELHRLTGLDRLGGTVVSSAQLYQLAPLLAAGLGMTVDDSAPPEIR from the coding sequence GTGAAGCCGCGCGGACGGTCCGGGGCGCAGGGGCCCCGGATCGGCGAGATCCGGCTGCCCGGGCTGGAGTCCGGTGATCCGGCGGACCTGACCCGGGAGGCCCGGATCGACGGGCTGGCGTTCGAGGGCGTCGAGTGCGGGCAGCTCGACCTGACCGGCTCCGTGGTGATGGAGTGCTCCCTCACCGACGTCGGGGCGGACGAGGCCGACCTGCGCTCGGCCAAGCTGCGCGACAGCCTGCTCACCCGGGTCCGGTTCCCCTCGCTGCGGGCCGGGCGCGGCGACTGGCGCGACGTGCGGGTCGAGGGGGCCCGCATCGGCTCCGCCGAGATGTACGACATCGGCTGGAACAGCGTGCATTTCGTGGACTGCAAGCTGACCTACCTGAACCTGCGCGGTGCCACGCTGCGCGACGTGGCCTTCACCCGGTGCTCGATCGAGGAGCTCGACCTGGCCGGGGCCTCGGCGCAGAACGTGGCGTTCTCCGGCAGCACCGTGCAGTCCCTCGACGTGCAGCGCGCCGAGCTGGGGGCTTTCGACCTGCGTGGTGCCGAGCTGCACCGGCTCACCGGCCTGGACCGGCTGGGCGGCACCGTGGTCAGCTCCGCCCAGCTGTACCAGCTGGCGCCGCTGCTGGCCGCCGGTCTCGGCATGACGGTCGACGACTCGGCGCCGCCGGAGATCCGCTGA